One Mycolicibacterium sp. TUM20985 genomic window, ACCTCGTCCCGCGCACCGGGGGCATAGGCGCGCAGGAACGGCGGCAGATCCGCCTGCGTCACCGGACCCGGTGACAGTCCGAGCAGTCGGCGCGCCTCGTCGTTGACCAGCACCACCCGATCGCGGTCGAGCACGACGAGCCCCTCGGACACCGAATGCAGGATGGCGTCGTGGTGTTCGTACATCACCCGAAGCTCGTCGGGGCGTAGGCCATGGGTCTGACGCAGCAGTCGCCGCCGGATCGCCCACACGCCTATCAGCGAAAGAGCGAGGGCGCCAACGCCGATGGAGGCGATCATCGGCCACTGGTCGCGCCAGCGCTGAGCCAGCGTCTGCTGAGTGATGCCCGCCGAGACGAGACCGACCACCCGACCGGAGGCATCGCGCACCGGCACGACCGCCCGGATCGACGGCCCGAGCGTGCCGGTGTACACCTCGGTGAACGTCTCCCCGCGCAGCGCGGGCTCGATGGTGCCGAGATAGTGGCCGCCGATCTGGGTGGGATCGGTGTGGGTGAACCGCGTGCCATCGGGCGACATGATCGTGATGAAGGCGATGTCGGTGTTGGTGCGCACCGCCTCGGTGACCGGCTGCAGCAACGGTGTGGCCCGGCCCGATTCGATCGCCTGCGCCGTTGAGGGGGAGTCCGCCAGGGCCGTCGCGATGCTCACCACCTGCTGGCGTGCCGCGGAGTCCCCGTCGCGACGGGCGTCGAGCAGCGCCAGTGCGCTGCCGACCAGCACGACGACGGCGATCACCGCGATCTGCAGGGCGATCGCCTGGCCGGCCAATGAGCGCGGCCACCACCTACGCATCGGGCCTCCGGATCGGTCGTCACTGAACGTTATGAACTAAAGCGTGACCTGGGTCACCAATGGGAACACCATCCTTGCAGAACACATCCGCCGCACCGCAGCAGAAACAAGGAGCCGCAGCCATGACCGACCAACTGGACACGTCCTCGCCACCCAAGAAGCGCGACCGTACGCACTGGCTGTACATCGCCGTGATCGTCGCGGTCGTCGCCGGCGTGGCGGTCGGTCTGCTGGCTCCCGAGGTCGGCAAGAGCGTCGGGGTCCTCGGCACGATGTTCGTCAGCTTGATCAAGATGATGATCGTCCCGGTCATCTTCTGCACGATCGTGCTCGGCATCGGCAAGGTGCGGGCCGCCGCGACCGTCGGCAAGGTCGGCGGCCTGGCGTTCGTCTACTTCCTCGCGATGTCTACCGTCGCGCTCGCCATCGGTTTGGTGGTCGGCAACCTGCTCAGCCCGGGCACGGGCCTCAACATCGAGTCGACGTCGAGCAAGGGCAGCGCTCTCGCCGAGACCGCGCACGAGGCGGGCGGGCTGATGGACTTCATCCAGGGCATCATCCCCGAGTCGCTGTTCTCGTCGCTGACCGAGGGCAACGTCCTCCAGGCCCTGTTCGTCGCCCTGCTGGTGGGCTTCGCGCTGCAGGGCATGGGCGCTGCGGGTGAGGGCATCCTCCGCGGCGTCGAGGCCGTGCAGAAGCTGGTGTTCAAGGTGCTCGCCATGATTTTGTGGCTGGCCCCGATCGGCGCCTTCGGTGCGATTGCGAACGTCGTCGGTCAAACCGGTTGGAGCGCAGTCACTCAACTGCTGACGCTGATGCTCGGGTTCTACATCACCTGCCTGCTGTTCGTGTTCGGCGTGCTCGGCGTGCTGATGCGGGCAGTTGCCGGGGTGTCGATGTTCCGGCTGGTGCGCTACCTGGCGCGCGAGTACCTGCTGATCTTCGCGACCTCGTCGTCCGAGTCGGCGCTGCCCCGCCTGATCGCCAAGATGGAGCACCTCGGCGTCGAGAAGACGACCGTCGGTGTGGTTGTCCCGACCGGTTACTCGTTCAACCTCGACGGCACCGCCATCTACCTGACCATGGCGTCACTGTTCGTCGCGGATGCCATGGGCAAGCCGCTGGCCATCGGCGAGCAGATCTCGCTGCTGGTGTTCATGATCGTCGCCTCGAAGGGCGCCGCGGGCGTCAGCGGTGCGGGTCTGGCCACGCTGGCGGGCGGCTTGCAGAGCCACCGGCCCGATCTGCTCGACGGTGTCGGCCTGATCGTGGGCATCGACCGGTTCATGTCCGAGGCGCGGGCCGTCACCAACTTCTCGGGCAACGCGGTCGCGACGGTGTTGGTCGGCACGTGGACCAAGACGATCGACCGCGACCGAGTCGAGAGTGTTCTCAGCGGACAGGCCCCGTTCGACGAGGTGACGATGATCGACGATGACGATTCACGCGCCGAAGAACCGCCGCAGGCGAAGGTTCCTACGCCGGCGTAGCACGCACGATGCAAAGGACCCGGTCGGATCGCTCCGGCCGGGTCCTTTCACGTGAGGTGCGAGACGTCAGCGCGTGCAGTCCAAGGAGACCGAGATCGTCTGGCTGGTCACCTGCGGGATGAGGACGCTATCTCCTCTGTTGCCGGGACCGACGAAGGGAACGAGTTGCGACACGCTCTGCGGGTTGCGCACGCTGGTGACCTGGCATTCCGAGACCGGCGCCGTGCCGAGCTTGTCGATGTTCACGGTGTAGCCCTCGGACTGCAGACGGCTGATGGTCTCCTGCGCCGTCTCGGCTCCCGCTGATACCGCGGGCGCCAGCGCGGCTCCGCAGACCCCGATGGCCGCCGCGGCGACCGTCCACCTAGTGCGCATGAGGCGCCTTCCTGTCATGTTGCTGGCAATCATCCACTAGATACATCGCCAGGGGAACACGAATGCTTCCCGGGTCAGGTCGAGCAGTCCAGCGATACCGATATCGACCGGCTGACCACGACTTCGATGATCCGATACTTGCGATCGCCGTTCGCGTCACGCCGACCGTAGTAGTCGCGGACGTTGCGAGTCTGGTTTTGCGGGTTGCGGACGCTGGTGACGACGCAGTCCTCGATGCGGGCACTGCCGACGCGGTCGACGTTGACCGTGTAGCCCTCCGATTGGAGCTGGGCGATGGTCTGCTGGGCCGTTTGGTCCGCGTGCGCTACGGACGGCGCGATGAGCGAAACGCAAGCCGCTGCGGCGCAAGTGGCGAAAGTGGTGAGAATGAGCGATGGACGCACGGCGCCCCCTGTCTTCGAGATGGTGATCCACCCGTGTATCGCCGTTGGTACCGGTTTCGTTGCACACCCGGCCCTAGCCGTCCGAACCGCCAACGTCGGCCTCGGACGCCACTAGCATCGCGGCAAAAGAGAGGACCTCTGAAGATGCAGAGCACCATGCAGGACATCCCGCTCACCGTCACGACGATCATGCGCTACGCCTGCGAGGTGAACGGTGATCGCACCGTCACCACCGCCACGGGCGGGGGCGGCCATCGCCAGATCCGCTACCGGGAACTCGGCGAGCAGGTCGGCCGGCTCGCCAACGCGCTGCGGGCGGTCGGCATCACCGGCGATCAGCGGGTCGGCACGTTCATGTGGAACAACGCCGAGCACCTGGCCGCCTATCTGGCGGTGCCGTCGATGGGTGCGGTACTGCACACGCTGAACATCCGGTTGTCGCCCGAGCAGATCGCCTACATCGCGAACGAGGCCGAGGACCAGGTGATCGTCGCCGACCTCTCCTTGACGGCCCAACTCGCGCCGGTGCTTCCGCTCCTGGAGACCGTGCACACCGTGATCGCGGTCGGCGACGGCGATCTCTCGCCGCTGACCGATTCCGGTTTGACCGTGCTGCGCTACGACGAGGCGCTGGCGGCGCAGTCGCCCCACTTCGACTGGCCGCCGATCGTCGAAACCGACGCAGCGGCAATGTGTTACACCAGCGGAACGACGGGACATCCGAAGGGCGTCGTCTACAGCCACCGCTCGAGCTATCTGCACGCCATGAGCACCTGCAGTGCGAACACACTCGGAATCGGCGCCGAGGACTCCGTGCTGCCGATCGTGCCGATGTTCCACGCCAACGCCTGGGGGCTGCCCTATGCGGCGCTGATGGCTGGTGCGGACCTGGTGCTCACCGACCGGTTCCTCGATGCGAAGTCGCTCATCGGGGTCATCGAGACGCAACGGCCCACCGTGGCCGGCGCGGTACCGACGATCTGGAACGACGTCATGCATTGCCTGGAGACTTCGCCGGGGCATGACATCTCGTCACTACGCCTGGTGTCCTGCGGCGGTTCGGCGGTGCCGTTGTCGCTCATGAAGGCGTTCGACGAGAGGTTCCACGTCCAGATCCGGCAACTGTGGGGAATGACGGAGACGTCGCCGGTGGCGACCATGGCGTGGCCCCCGCCGGGTGTGTCCGAAGAACATCACTGGGCCCTGCGGGCGACCCAGGGCAGGCCGATGTGCGGCGTCGAGGTGCGCATCGTCGACGACGAAGGCTCCCCCATGCCCAACGACGGCAAGGCGGTCGGCGAACTCGAGGTGCGCGGCCCGTGGATCACCGGTTCGTACTATCGCAACCATGACCAGTCCAAGTTCGACAGCGGCTGGTTGCGTACCGGCGACGTGGGTCGCATCGACCCCCTCAGCTACGTCACGTTGACCGACCGGGCCAAGGACGTCATCAAGTCCGGCGGCGAATGGATCTCGTCGGTAGATCTGGAGAACCACCTCATCGCCCACCCCTCGGTGCTCGAGGCCGCGGTGGTTGGCGTGCCCGACGAGCGCTGGCAGGAGCGGCCGCTGGCCGCGGTGGTGCTGCACGACGGCGCCGAAGCCAGTCCGGCAGAACTGCGAGAGTTCTTGGCCGACAAGGTGGTTCGGTGGTGGCTACCCGAACGCTGGACCTTCGTCGACCAGGTGCCACGAACCAGCGTCGGCAAGTACGACAAGAAGACCATTCGCGCCCGGCACGCCGAGGGTGAGTACGAGGTGCACGAACACCGCGAGTAGGGGGCCTATCGCTCGGCGCGCTGGTAGGCCGTGACGACCGCGGCGCCGCCGAGGCCGATGTTGTGCTGCAGGGCGGCGGTGACACCGTCGACCTGCCGCTTGTCGGCCGTTCCCCGCAGCTGCCAGGTGAGCTCGGCGCACTGCGCCAGCCCGGTGGCGCCCAGCGGATGACCCTTCGAGATCAAACCGCCGGACGGGTTGACTACCCACCGGCCGCCGTAGGTGGTGTCGCCGTCGTCGATCAGCTTCGGCGCCTCACCGGGAGCACACAGGCCCAGCGCCTCGTACAGCAGAAGCTCGTTGGCGGAGAAGCAATCGTGCAGTTCGATCACCTGGAAGTCTTGTGGGCCGAGGCCGGACTGGTCGTAAACCTGTTGCGCGGCTTGAATGTTCATGTCATGGCCGATGATGTTTGCCGCGCTGCCGTCGAAGGTGCTGGCGAAGTCGGTGGTCATCGCCTGGCCGACGATCTCGACGGCCTGGCCGGCGAGCCCGCGCTGATCGACGAACTCCTCGCTCACCACGACCGCCGCGCCCGAACCGTCGGAGGTGGGGGAGCACTGCAGCTTGGTCAGCGGGTCGGAGATCATCTTGGCGCCGAGGACGTCGTCGAGGCTGTACTCCTCCTGGAACTGTGCGTACGGGTTGTTCACCGAGTGCTTGTGGTTCTTGTAGCCGATCTTCGCGAAGTGCTCGGCGGTGCTTCCGTACTTCTTCATGTGCTCGCGACCTGCTGCGCCGAACATCCAGGGCGCCACCGGGAAGGCGAAGTCGTCGATCTCGGCGAGCGCCTTGACGTGCTTGCCCAGTGGGGACTCGCGGTCCTGGGCGCCGCCGCCGAGCGAGCCGGGCTGCATCTTCTCGAACCCGAGGGCGAGCACGCAGTCGGCCAGCCCGCCGCGGATCGACTGTGCCGCAAGGTACAACGCCGTGGAACCGGTCGAACAGTTGTTGTTGACGTTGACGATCGGGATGCCCGTCATGCCGAGTTCGTAGAGCGCCCGCTGTCCGGACGTCGAATCGCCCGAGCAGTACCCCACGTAGCCCTGCTGGATGACGTCATACGAGATGCCCGCATCCTCGAGGGCCTTGGTGCCCGACTCCTTGGCCATCTGCGGGTAGTCCCAGCCCTCACGCGAGCCCGGCTTCTCGAACTTCGTCATCCCGACCCCGACGACGAACACCTTGTTCATGTTCCGGACCATGGCCCATCCCTTCGCTACGCTGCGTGTCCTGGCAACATAACAGCGGCGCTCAGCTGTAGTTCAGCCACCAGTTGTGCAGCGCCTCCATGTCGGAGCTCTGGATGTCGGCGAGCAGCAGGTCGTCGTCCTGGGTCCACACGATGTCGGCGTTGCCCTGATACGTGCCGCACGCGATCGTGCCCGCCACCGTGTCGGGCGTGGCCTGGTAGTGCCACGTGATCGGCGAATCGGCATCGGCTCCCGGGCAGCGCAACAGCTCTTCGTTCTCCTGGGTCGAGGAGTCGAACTGCTGGGCCAGGGCGTCCCGGTTCGCAAAGAGCGAGTAGCGCGCGGCGGCCGGCCCACCCGGCTGCGTGGACTGGCGGCAGTCGACGGTCGCCAGTGCACCCGGCGCGGGCGGCACCGCCTTCTCGCACACGCTGGTCGGATATCCCGTAGGAATCAGCGCCATGAGCTGAGCGTCGAAGCCGCTGGGGTCAGCGGCGTCCGTCGTGCGCGGCGTGGTGGTGCGGGTGGTCGACGGCCGCTCCCGCGCCGTGGTGGTCTTCTTCGACGTCGTTACCGTCGGTCCGTCGGCGCTGTCGGACCGCGTCAACAGGAACGTGCCGACGGCGCCGAGTAGCAAGACCAGCACGCCTGCCACTACGACGATGGGCACCCACGGAGTCTTCTTGCCGCCCGGCGGGTTTGGGCTACCCGGGTTCCACGGCGGCGGGCCACCCGGGGGCGGAGGCGGCGGTCCACCGGTGAAGCCGTACTGCTGCGGTGGTGGAGGCATAGTCGCATACGGGGGCGGGGTCACCGGGTATGGCGGCGGGGTCGCCCCCGGTGGTGGTGTGGCGCCGAAGGGTGGCGGATACGGCGGGGGAGCGGGCGGCGGCGGGGCCGCCATCGTCGCGCCCTGCCCGAGCGGCGCGCCCTCCTGTGTCGTCGCGGCCTCGCTGCGCTGCAAGATCGTTGCGGCCTGATCTTGATCACGCGGCGTGAGCGCGGCGGTGGCCGCCGTGGCCAGATCCCCAGCAGTGGCGAAGCGCTCCTCGGGCTTCTTGGCCATGCCACGCGCGATCACGTCGTCGAACGCCGTGGGAATGCCTGGCCTCGCGACGCTCGGACGTGGAATGGGTTGCATCAGGTGCGCGGTGATCACGACGCTGACGCTGTCACCGCCGTACGGTTGCGAGCCGGCAAGGCATTCGTACAACACGCAGGCCAACGCGTAGATGTCGGCGCGGTAGGTGACCTCACCGCCCGAGAAGCGCTCCGGAGCCATGTAGGCGTAGGTGCCGACCGCGGTCCCCAGCTCGGTGAGCTTCTCGTCGGTGGAGGCGTTGGCGATCCCGAAGTCCACCAGGTAGGCGAAGTCTTCGCGGGTGATGAGGATGTTCTCGGGCTTGACGTCGCGGTGCATGATGCCGCTCTCGTGGGCGGCGTCGATGGCCGATGCCACCTGCCGCACGATCGCCACGGCCCGCGCGGGTGTCAGCGGGCCGAAGTTCTTCAGCAGCTTGCGCAGATCGGAACCGTTGATCATCCGCATGTCGACGTACAGCACGCCGTCGATCTCGCCGTAGTCGTGAATCGGCACCACGTGGGGTTCCTGCAGGCGACCAGCCGAATGCGCTTCGCGCTGAAGGCGTTTGCGGAACACCGAGTCGTGGGAGACACCTTCCGGAAGAAGCTTGAGGGCGACGACGCGGTCCTTGACGGTGTCCTCTGCCTCGTAGACCTCGCCCATGCCGCCCTTGCCGATCAGCCGCAGGAGGCGGTAGTGGCCAAACATCGTGCCTTCGCGCGACTGCGGCTCGGTCATCTGACGTCTCCTTGCCCCGCACCACGGCACGTGAGCCGGTGCCAGCAGTCACCTTAATGCGTGGTCGGGGTGCCTACAGCGGAACCATCCTGGAAAAGAGCAGGGGTCAGTGGGGCGCAGCCTGGTGAACCTCGAGGACGAACTCGTGGTCGCAGATCCGGATGCGGTCTCCCGGGCTGAGCGTCGCGGTGCCCCGGATTCGCCGGTTGCCGACGAACACGCCGTTCGCCGAATGCAAGTCGGTGATTACGTAGGTGCTTCCCGTGTCGATGATCACCGCGTGGTGCCTGCTGACATTGGCGTTTTCGAGAACGATGTCGTTGTCCGGCAGCCGCCCGATCCTCGTCGCCGCCGCATGCAGCGGATGGCGGCCGTGCTCACCCGATATTGGACCCGTCGTCGCATGGAGGTACGCCATCGCGACCTGGGTGCCAACAGCGGTCCTGGCGTCGATGCCTGCGATCGTGTGCACCGCGGTGGTCTGGGCGATCTTCCTGGGGTTCAACGGTTCCTGGCGCAGGATCCGCTCGTGCAGTGCGCGGACGGACGGCCCCGGATCGATGCCGAGGTCGTCGGCCAGCGTGGATTTCAGTCGCTGATGGGCTTCCAGTGCGTCGGATTGGCGTTCGGAGACGTAGTAAGCCGTGATCAGTTGCGTCCACAGGGGCTCGCGATAGGGGTATTCGCCGACCAGTGCCTCCAGTTGCCCGATGACCGCATGTCCGCGGTTGCAGGCGATCTCGGCCTCCGCGTGGGCGGTGTGTGCGACGACCTTGTCCTCGACCAGGGCCGTCGCGAACGGCGAGACGAATTCGAAGTCGCGAAGGTCGTCGAGGACCGGACCGCGCCACTGGGCCAGTGCGTCGGACAGGTGCCTACTTGCTTGCTCGAACTGACCCGCGGCGGCGGCCTGTACCCCGGCGGCCTTGTGGGAGACGAAGCGGCCGATGTCGCAGTCCTCGTCCGCGATCGCCAGCCGGTAGCCCGGCGGCGCACTGGCCAGTACGGTCTTCGAGTCGAGTCCGACGCTCGCGAGGAGCCGACGCAGATTCGAGATGTAGGAATGCAGGCCCGCCTTCGGTTCGGGTGGGGGAAACTGTTCCCACGCTGCGTTGACCAGCGACTCGCTGCTGACTGGACGGTTGCGGCTCATCACCAGCATCGCCAGCACCGCGCGCTGTTTCGGCGTACCGAGAGGCAGGGGTACGCCGTTCACGGCCAGCTCTAACGGGCCGAGGATGCCGAAGTCGAGAACCATCACCGGTAATTGTGCAATCTCG contains:
- a CDS encoding sensor histidine kinase yields the protein MRRWWPRSLAGQAIALQIAVIAVVVLVGSALALLDARRDGDSAARQQVVSIATALADSPSTAQAIESGRATPLLQPVTEAVRTNTDIAFITIMSPDGTRFTHTDPTQIGGHYLGTIEPALRGETFTEVYTGTLGPSIRAVVPVRDASGRVVGLVSAGITQQTLAQRWRDQWPMIASIGVGALALSLIGVWAIRRRLLRQTHGLRPDELRVMYEHHDAILHSVSEGLVVLDRDRVVLVNDEARRLLGLSPGPVTQADLPPFLRAYAPGARDEVHVTDDRVLVVNRSPVADSAHSEVVTVRDRTELQGALGELSSLQILTNSLRAQAHEAANKLHTVITMVEMGRPDDAVRFATDELELSQRLVDRLSHDVGEPALVALLLGKTAQADERGIALTVTEDTYLPSDADDVPLSAQEMVTVLGNLIDNAMDACDRQEPWVEVTVTLQEAELTMRVADSGPGMHDGAFERAMQRGYSTKTGSEPEQHGLGLALVAQVVRRHGGTLTADVTYGSVVTVTIPGMAR
- a CDS encoding cation:dicarboxylate symporter family transporter codes for the protein MTDQLDTSSPPKKRDRTHWLYIAVIVAVVAGVAVGLLAPEVGKSVGVLGTMFVSLIKMMIVPVIFCTIVLGIGKVRAAATVGKVGGLAFVYFLAMSTVALAIGLVVGNLLSPGTGLNIESTSSKGSALAETAHEAGGLMDFIQGIIPESLFSSLTEGNVLQALFVALLVGFALQGMGAAGEGILRGVEAVQKLVFKVLAMILWLAPIGAFGAIANVVGQTGWSAVTQLLTLMLGFYITCLLFVFGVLGVLMRAVAGVSMFRLVRYLAREYLLIFATSSSESALPRLIAKMEHLGVEKTTVGVVVPTGYSFNLDGTAIYLTMASLFVADAMGKPLAIGEQISLLVFMIVASKGAAGVSGAGLATLAGGLQSHRPDLLDGVGLIVGIDRFMSEARAVTNFSGNAVATVLVGTWTKTIDRDRVESVLSGQAPFDEVTMIDDDDSRAEEPPQAKVPTPA
- a CDS encoding fatty acid--CoA ligase; its protein translation is MQSTMQDIPLTVTTIMRYACEVNGDRTVTTATGGGGHRQIRYRELGEQVGRLANALRAVGITGDQRVGTFMWNNAEHLAAYLAVPSMGAVLHTLNIRLSPEQIAYIANEAEDQVIVADLSLTAQLAPVLPLLETVHTVIAVGDGDLSPLTDSGLTVLRYDEALAAQSPHFDWPPIVETDAAAMCYTSGTTGHPKGVVYSHRSSYLHAMSTCSANTLGIGAEDSVLPIVPMFHANAWGLPYAALMAGADLVLTDRFLDAKSLIGVIETQRPTVAGAVPTIWNDVMHCLETSPGHDISSLRLVSCGGSAVPLSLMKAFDERFHVQIRQLWGMTETSPVATMAWPPPGVSEEHHWALRATQGRPMCGVEVRIVDDEGSPMPNDGKAVGELEVRGPWITGSYYRNHDQSKFDSGWLRTGDVGRIDPLSYVTLTDRAKDVIKSGGEWISSVDLENHLIAHPSVLEAAVVGVPDERWQERPLAAVVLHDGAEASPAELREFLADKVVRWWLPERWTFVDQVPRTSVGKYDKKTIRARHAEGEYEVHEHRE
- a CDS encoding lipid-transfer protein, with translation MNKVFVVGVGMTKFEKPGSREGWDYPQMAKESGTKALEDAGISYDVIQQGYVGYCSGDSTSGQRALYELGMTGIPIVNVNNNCSTGSTALYLAAQSIRGGLADCVLALGFEKMQPGSLGGGAQDRESPLGKHVKALAEIDDFAFPVAPWMFGAAGREHMKKYGSTAEHFAKIGYKNHKHSVNNPYAQFQEEYSLDDVLGAKMISDPLTKLQCSPTSDGSGAAVVVSEEFVDQRGLAGQAVEIVGQAMTTDFASTFDGSAANIIGHDMNIQAAQQVYDQSGLGPQDFQVIELHDCFSANELLLYEALGLCAPGEAPKLIDDGDTTYGGRWVVNPSGGLISKGHPLGATGLAQCAELTWQLRGTADKRQVDGVTAALQHNIGLGGAAVVTAYQRAER
- a CDS encoding serine/threonine-protein kinase — encoded protein: MTEPQSREGTMFGHYRLLRLIGKGGMGEVYEAEDTVKDRVVALKLLPEGVSHDSVFRKRLQREAHSAGRLQEPHVVPIHDYGEIDGVLYVDMRMINGSDLRKLLKNFGPLTPARAVAIVRQVASAIDAAHESGIMHRDVKPENILITREDFAYLVDFGIANASTDEKLTELGTAVGTYAYMAPERFSGGEVTYRADIYALACVLYECLAGSQPYGGDSVSVVITAHLMQPIPRPSVARPGIPTAFDDVIARGMAKKPEERFATAGDLATAATAALTPRDQDQAATILQRSEAATTQEGAPLGQGATMAAPPPPAPPPYPPPFGATPPPGATPPPYPVTPPPYATMPPPPQQYGFTGGPPPPPPGGPPPWNPGSPNPPGGKKTPWVPIVVVAGVLVLLLGAVGTFLLTRSDSADGPTVTTSKKTTTARERPSTTRTTTPRTTDAADPSGFDAQLMALIPTGYPTSVCEKAVPPAPGALATVDCRQSTQPGGPAAARYSLFANRDALAQQFDSSTQENEELLRCPGADADSPITWHYQATPDTVAGTIACGTYQGNADIVWTQDDDLLLADIQSSDMEALHNWWLNYS
- a CDS encoding BTAD domain-containing putative transcriptional regulator codes for the protein MVLDFGILGPLELAVNGVPLPLGTPKQRAVLAMLVMSRNRPVSSESLVNAAWEQFPPPEPKAGLHSYISNLRRLLASVGLDSKTVLASAPPGYRLAIADEDCDIGRFVSHKAAGVQAAAAGQFEQASRHLSDALAQWRGPVLDDLRDFEFVSPFATALVEDKVVAHTAHAEAEIACNRGHAVIGQLEALVGEYPYREPLWTQLITAYYVSERQSDALEAHQRLKSTLADDLGIDPGPSVRALHERILRQEPLNPRKIAQTTAVHTIAGIDARTAVGTQVAMAYLHATTGPISGEHGRHPLHAAATRIGRLPDNDIVLENANVSRHHAVIIDTGSTYVITDLHSANGVFVGNRRIRGTATLSPGDRIRICDHEFVLEVHQAAPH